From Aristaeella lactis, the proteins below share one genomic window:
- a CDS encoding pseudouridine-5'-phosphate glycosidase: MNNLSKYLSVSPEVQEALAANKPVVALESTIISHGMPYPQNVETALNVEKIIRENGAVPATIAIIQGKITVGCTPEQIEYLGKKGLAVTKASRRDLPVLLMRGEDGATTVTTTMIGAALAGIRVFATGGIGGVHRGAETTMDISADLEELAQTPVMVICAGAKSILDLGLTLEYLETHGVPVIGYGTEELPAFYTRSSGFKVDYRLDTPKEIAEAFRVKLECGLQGGMLVTNPIPEEYSMDPDYINANINEAIAECERLGIHGKQTTPYLLDKIQKLTGGDSLKANIQLVYNNARLGAQVAAALCK, translated from the coding sequence ATGAATAACCTGAGCAAATACCTTTCCGTCTCCCCTGAGGTGCAGGAAGCCCTGGCCGCCAACAAACCCGTTGTGGCCCTGGAATCCACCATCATCTCCCACGGCATGCCCTATCCCCAGAATGTGGAGACCGCGCTGAACGTGGAAAAGATCATCCGTGAAAACGGTGCTGTGCCCGCCACCATTGCCATTATCCAGGGAAAGATCACTGTCGGCTGCACGCCGGAACAGATCGAATACCTGGGCAAAAAGGGCCTGGCGGTGACCAAGGCCAGCCGCCGCGATCTGCCCGTACTGCTGATGCGCGGTGAGGACGGTGCCACCACCGTAACCACTACCATGATCGGCGCCGCACTGGCAGGCATCCGTGTCTTCGCCACCGGCGGCATCGGCGGTGTCCATCGCGGAGCCGAAACCACCATGGATATCTCTGCCGATCTGGAAGAACTGGCACAGACCCCTGTGATGGTCATCTGTGCCGGTGCCAAGAGCATCCTGGACCTGGGCCTGACTCTGGAATATCTTGAGACCCATGGTGTGCCGGTGATCGGCTACGGAACCGAAGAGCTTCCTGCCTTCTACACCCGCTCTTCCGGTTTCAAAGTGGATTACCGTCTCGACACGCCCAAAGAGATTGCGGAAGCTTTCCGGGTCAAGCTGGAATGCGGCCTGCAGGGCGGTATGCTGGTCACAAACCCGATTCCTGAAGAATATTCCATGGATCCTGACTACATCAACGCCAATATCAATGAAGCCATTGCCGAATGTGAACGTCTCGGCATCCATGGCAAGCAAACGACTCCCTACCTTCTGGACAAGATCCAGAAGCTGACCGGCGGTGATTCCCTGAAGGCGAACATCCAGCTGGTTTACAACAATGCAAGGCTCGGCGCGCAGGTCGCTGCTGCGCTGTGCAAATAA
- a CDS encoding carbohydrate kinase family protein, with amino-acid sequence MNLFTSPVPHRERSIFDRTLLRTDSPVYVIGAVNMDMSGTPAGPLRPGDSNPGRVMLSPGGVGRNIAENLRLLGRPVSLITIMGDDPYASVIREHCLNVGIDLQYSFIEPAGRTSVYLCVNEQNGDLNAAVSDMDICDELTPAKLEPLLPVLNHGAMVVADANLPEETLAWIAKNITVPIAADPVSVSKASRLRPLLSRLTLLKPNIPEAELLTGMTIQGDLNLSRAADALHRLGVRRVYLSLGDRGVWADDMRDGGALLPCIPGVIVNTTGCGDAFVAAAADAYLTGLNTMEGARRALAAAAICAEDSSAVSPRLSPEAIDLKLSFQM; translated from the coding sequence TTGAACCTGTTCACATCCCCTGTTCCGCACAGGGAAAGATCCATCTTTGACCGCACCCTGCTGCGCACCGACAGTCCTGTCTATGTCATCGGTGCGGTGAATATGGATATGTCCGGCACGCCTGCCGGTCCGCTCCGTCCGGGAGATTCCAATCCCGGCCGGGTCATGCTTTCACCGGGCGGTGTCGGCCGTAACATTGCGGAAAACCTTCGCCTGCTGGGCAGGCCGGTTTCCCTGATCACCATTATGGGTGATGATCCTTATGCCAGCGTGATCCGCGAGCACTGCCTGAATGTCGGGATCGACCTGCAGTACAGTTTCATTGAACCCGCCGGCCGGACCTCTGTCTACCTGTGCGTCAATGAACAGAACGGAGACCTGAACGCGGCTGTTTCCGACATGGACATCTGTGACGAACTGACCCCCGCAAAACTGGAGCCTCTCCTGCCGGTTCTGAACCATGGGGCCATGGTTGTCGCAGACGCAAACCTGCCGGAGGAAACCCTTGCGTGGATCGCGAAAAACATTACCGTTCCCATAGCTGCGGATCCGGTTTCCGTTTCCAAAGCATCCAGGCTCAGGCCGCTGCTGTCCCGCCTGACCCTGCTCAAGCCCAACATTCCGGAAGCGGAACTGCTGACCGGCATGACCATCCAGGGTGACCTGAACCTGAGCCGTGCGGCGGATGCGCTGCACCGTCTGGGTGTACGCCGGGTTTATCTGTCTCTGGGAGACCGGGGCGTCTGGGCGGATGACATGCGGGATGGCGGAGCGCTTCTCCCCTGTATTCCGGGAGTCATTGTCAACACCACCGGCTGCGGAGATGCCTTTGTGGCCGCCGCCGCCGATGCCTACCTGACCGGCCTGAATACCATGGAAGGAGCAAGGCGCGCCCTGGCTGCCGCCGCCATCTGTGCCGAGGATTCTTCCGCGGTCAGCCCCCGTCTTTCCCCGGAAGCCATTGACCTGAAACTGAGTTTCCAGATGTGA
- the gpmI gene encoding 2,3-bisphosphoglycerate-independent phosphoglycerate mutase, with protein MKKPVVLVVMDGVGESSDALGNMVMQATTPTLDKLKANDPFRIIKAHGTAVGLPSDDDMGNSEVGHNALGCGQIYSQGAKLVNESIESGNIYASETWKTLVAGVKASGGALHFIGLLSDGNVHSNIGHLLAMLKEAKAEGVSKARVHILLDGRDVPATSALEYVDQLENTIAELKDASYDVRIASGGGRMQITMDRYQANWSMVEKGWNIHVHGEGRAFASAKEAIETFRAEQPGVIDQDLPGFVIAENGTPVGAMKDGDSVILFNFRGDRALELSMAFDGDASFDKFDRGAVPNVLYAGMLEYDGDLHIPHKYLVNPPQIRNTLTELLVENGINEYACSETQKYGHVTYFWNGNRSEKFSEELETWQEVPSDVRSFDECPWMKGTEITDLVIEAIESGKYGFIRCNFPNGDMVGHTGNLEATEIAVETVDLCLTRILKACDEHGCILVVTADHGNSDQMLEKNKKGVVSVRTAHSLRPVPFIIHDADERHEMDTESPFGLANVAPTVVELLGLKPYDCWEKSMLK; from the coding sequence ATGAAAAAGCCCGTTGTACTGGTCGTCATGGACGGTGTGGGTGAATCATCCGACGCGCTCGGAAACATGGTCATGCAGGCCACCACTCCCACGCTGGATAAACTGAAAGCCAATGATCCCTTCCGGATCATCAAAGCCCACGGAACGGCTGTCGGCCTTCCCTCAGATGATGATATGGGCAACAGTGAAGTCGGCCACAACGCGCTGGGCTGCGGCCAGATCTATTCCCAGGGTGCCAAGCTGGTCAACGAATCCATCGAAAGCGGAAACATCTACGCTTCCGAAACCTGGAAGACCCTGGTTGCCGGTGTGAAAGCTTCCGGCGGAGCCCTTCATTTTATTGGCCTGCTGAGCGACGGTAACGTCCACAGCAATATCGGACACCTGCTCGCCATGCTGAAGGAAGCCAAGGCTGAAGGCGTCAGCAAGGCCCGCGTTCACATCCTGCTGGACGGCCGTGACGTTCCCGCCACCTCCGCCCTGGAATATGTGGATCAGCTGGAAAACACCATCGCCGAGCTGAAGGATGCCTCCTATGACGTCCGCATCGCTTCCGGCGGCGGCCGTATGCAGATCACCATGGACCGCTACCAGGCCAACTGGAGCATGGTTGAAAAGGGATGGAACATCCACGTGCACGGTGAAGGCCGCGCCTTTGCCTCCGCGAAGGAAGCCATCGAAACCTTCCGCGCTGAACAGCCCGGTGTCATCGACCAGGATCTGCCCGGCTTCGTGATCGCTGAAAACGGAACCCCCGTCGGTGCCATGAAGGACGGCGACAGCGTCATCCTCTTCAACTTCCGCGGCGACCGCGCCCTGGAGCTCTCCATGGCCTTTGACGGCGATGCCTCCTTCGACAAGTTTGACCGCGGCGCAGTGCCGAACGTGCTCTACGCCGGCATGCTGGAGTATGACGGAGACCTGCACATTCCGCACAAGTACCTGGTGAATCCGCCCCAAATCCGCAACACACTGACCGAGCTGCTGGTGGAAAACGGCATCAACGAGTACGCCTGCTCCGAAACCCAGAAATACGGTCATGTGACCTACTTCTGGAACGGCAACCGCAGTGAAAAATTCAGCGAAGAGCTGGAAACCTGGCAGGAAGTTCCTTCCGATGTCCGCTCCTTTGATGAATGCCCCTGGATGAAGGGCACCGAGATCACCGACCTGGTGATTGAAGCGATCGAAAGCGGCAAATACGGCTTTATCCGCTGCAATTTCCCCAACGGAGATATGGTCGGCCACACCGGTAACCTGGAAGCCACGGAAATCGCCGTGGAGACCGTGGACCTCTGCCTGACCCGGATCCTCAAAGCCTGCGATGAGCACGGCTGCATCCTGGTGGTAACCGCTGACCACGGCAACAGTGACCAGATGCTCGAAAAGAACAAGAAGGGCGTTGTTTCCGTCCGTACCGCCCACAGTCTGCGTCCCGTTCCCTTCATCATCCATGATGCGGACGAACGGCATGAAATGGACACCGAAAGTCCTTTCGGCCTGGCCAACGTGGCTCCCACAGTGGTGGAGCTGCTGGGGCTGAAGCCTTATGACTGCTGGGAAAAGTCAATGCTGAAATGA
- a CDS encoding alpha/beta hydrolase: MKEQRSETERGIPMAFLQVQFFSAALNVASTVNVILPEANQGIGMGASRDERLPKVLYLLHGYSDDHSIWMRRTSVERYAANHNLAIIMPAVNHSFYCNETYGEKYWDYVSDELPRTMHRFFRLSNKPEDTYVAGLSMGGYGAMRLALTYPEHFAGAASFSGAVDLETIFYQRHIGTEIDRVFGDQKQIKGTEYDLFYLTEKNAKAAHKPWLYVSCGTKDFLFDQHKAFVPNLRKNGWDVMSYEEPDAIHEWGFWDQQIKAFIELIYAREDTEGD; the protein is encoded by the coding sequence ATGAAAGAACAGAGATCCGAAACGGAAAGGGGAATCCCCATGGCATTTTTACAGGTTCAGTTTTTCTCCGCGGCACTGAACGTCGCGTCCACCGTCAATGTGATCCTTCCCGAGGCAAACCAGGGAATCGGAATGGGCGCGTCCAGGGATGAAAGGCTGCCGAAGGTGCTTTACCTGCTCCACGGATACAGCGACGATCATTCCATCTGGATGCGCAGAACCTCTGTGGAACGGTACGCGGCGAATCACAACCTGGCTATTATCATGCCGGCAGTCAATCACAGCTTTTACTGCAATGAGACTTACGGGGAGAAATACTGGGATTATGTGAGCGATGAGCTGCCCAGGACCATGCACCGCTTTTTCCGGCTGAGCAACAAGCCGGAGGATACCTATGTGGCCGGTCTGAGCATGGGCGGCTACGGCGCCATGCGGCTGGCCCTGACCTATCCGGAGCACTTTGCCGGCGCGGCTTCCTTCAGCGGCGCGGTGGACCTGGAGACGATCTTCTACCAGCGGCACATCGGAACTGAGATTGACCGCGTGTTCGGAGACCAGAAGCAGATCAAAGGCACGGAATACGATCTGTTTTACCTGACAGAAAAGAACGCGAAGGCCGCACACAAGCCCTGGCTGTATGTCAGCTGCGGCACAAAGGATTTCCTTTTCGACCAGCACAAGGCGTTCGTCCCGAACCTGAGAAAGAACGGCTGGGACGTGATGAGCTATGAGGAACCGGATGCCATTCATGAGTGGGGATTCTGGGATCAGCAGATCAAGGCGTTCATTGAACTGATTTATGCAAGGGAAGACACAGAAGGGGATTGA
- a CDS encoding ECF transporter S component, with the protein MTSTTQTRFSVGVMTRIAILAAAASILFLLEIPVVAFYKLDLSNIPVLLGAFSMGTVPGLIILGIKSAIGLLHSSSAGVGELADFIMGAALVIPASLIYHRNKTRKNAIIGMAVGTVCMIIAGILMNKYVLIPFYMGAYHMDMEGIIRFAKVAFVDSEWKLLLLITGPFNLLKGVVLSIVAGLIYKPLSPILHGKIR; encoded by the coding sequence ATGACCAGTACCACACAAACCCGTTTTTCTGTCGGCGTGATGACCCGCATTGCCATTCTGGCGGCGGCGGCATCCATCCTGTTCCTGCTTGAGATTCCTGTGGTGGCTTTCTATAAGCTGGACCTTTCCAACATTCCGGTCCTGCTGGGCGCCTTCTCCATGGGAACTGTTCCCGGACTGATCATCCTGGGCATCAAGAGCGCTATCGGCCTGCTGCATTCCTCCAGCGCCGGCGTCGGCGAACTGGCGGACTTCATTATGGGTGCGGCTCTGGTGATTCCGGCTTCGCTGATCTATCACCGGAACAAGACCCGTAAGAACGCGATCATCGGTATGGCCGTCGGCACCGTGTGCATGATCATTGCCGGCATCCTGATGAACAAGTATGTGCTGATCCCCTTCTACATGGGCGCGTATCATATGGATATGGAAGGCATCATCCGGTTCGCCAAGGTGGCCTTCGTTGACAGCGAATGGAAACTGCTGCTCCTGATCACCGGCCCCTTCAATCTGCTGAAGGGCGTTGTGCTGAGCATTGTGGCCGGGCTGATCTACAAGCCCCTGTCCCCGATCCTGCACGGCAAGATCCGTTAA